The Haliotis asinina isolate JCU_RB_2024 chromosome 2, JCU_Hal_asi_v2, whole genome shotgun sequence genomic interval AGATACTGTTCAGCAACAAAAACAGATATAAGAGGGTCAGTACTACCAATCAGAGGTGTAAAGAGAACAAAACACACTTATGAAGAGTCCCTTAAGGCTTTAGATGAAAATCCAGACCTTGCTCACCATAATGGCATCAAACATGAATCCGTATTCAACCAGCTAAACAGTTTCCATGTCACAAGTGGTTTGCCCCCATGTCTAGGCCATGACCTGTTCGAAGGCATTGTACCATATGATATGATGCTGATGATTGATTACTTTGTAAGGAACGTGAAATGGTTCACTTATGAACACCTAAATACACGGATTTCAGAATTTTCTTATGTGGAGTGTGATGCTCTTGACAAGCCAAGTCTTGTCAAGGCAAAATCTGATAAATTGTCAGGTCATGCTATTCAGAATTGGGTTTTTGTGAGAACCTTTCCCCTACTAATAGGGAATTGTGTGGCTGATGCTGAAAATGATGTTTGGCAACTGTTTCTGTTACTGAAAACAGTTACTGAAATTATTTGCAGTCACAGACTCAACGTTTCAAAAATAGCTACTTTGAACTCTATCATTGAAGAGTATCTCTATTATAGGAAAACCCTCTTTCCTAATCAAGAGCTCAGACCAAAACATCATTTTCTTTATCATTACCCTGAGCTAATCGCGTCCAATGGTCCCCTGATCCAGTTGTGGACCCTTcgttttgaaagcaaacactCATACTTCAAGAAATGTGCTAGAAAGCTTCAAAACTATAAAAGTTTGGCCAAAACACTCGCACAGAAACATCAACTCCTACAAGCATATTACATGACTGGAAATTTGTTTCAGAGTGAACTACAAGCTGATCATAGCTCACCATTTTCACCTAGTATCTATAGCCAGTCAGTCTTGAAGGCagtttcaaaatatgatgttaACGAAACCAATACGGTTTCATCATTACAACTCGTATACAGAGGTGTACAGTACAAAGTTGGCAATTATTTAGTAGTTGAAGAGAATGACAAAGGTTTGATGCTTGGTAAAGTTGAGATCATTCTACTTAGAGCAAAAACAGTCCTCATTGTATTTAAGTCTATTCAGTCCATACCCGTGCCAACAATGGGTTTACAtggctttgaaaatgaaaatgaatgcaaAGAGCTGAACTGTTTGCCAGTTTCAGACTTTGCAGATATCTGGCCATTGTCTGTGTACTTTTATTCAGGCAGTTTCTATTTCTCTTTGAAGGGCACAGTGCTACGCGGACACAATGGCTAGTACATCTGATGATTCTAACCACACAGATTGCGCTGATAAGTGTTTAAAGGACTACATTATGAGGATATTTGTAAACCTGGAGACTGCAGAACATGTTGTTGAGAAACTAAAGTTGATTGGGGTAGAGTCTGTGCAGGATTTATCTTTGGTCCAAGAGAAAGACTTAACTGAAGGCCAAAACCACCTCAAAACAATAGTAGCCAGGAAATTATTGAAGCATGCGTGTCAGCTGAAACTGCCTTTATTAACCTCTGCAGGTAAGACGTTTCATAATGCCTTGTAAGAATCTAATCATTGTGAAATAATTGCTTTAtagaaatatggcatgttgAATAACTGCAGTTGTACATGATTTGTCATAACTTTCAGAAGGGGAATATGATATCATGCAGATGTATCCTAACAATTAGATTCTAAAGTAAAACTGATACGATTAATGATAACATAATAAACAGTGAGATTTCTTCTCTTCATTATTATGTATTTCAGAAACTGAAAGTGACCTAAGTGATTGCTCAACACCTAGTACCAGCAGTACGTTCTCACCACCTCCACCGCCACCTATTGTGTTTGAAGGTAGAAATAGAGACCCTAACTGGCCACTCAAACTTGACCTAAATTGGAGTTCTATGACAAGGGATGTCATGAAGCCTCTAGAATCGAAACAGCGCCTCGTACCTACACTGAAAAGGAAATTGGTTAGACATTTAATGGATATGGTCAGATCTGTGACTGTGCAAGCCACAAAAAGACAGTTGTCTATCATTGCACAAAGAGCCGTGGCCAAATATCCAGATTCTCTTGAGGACAGGATAGATGACGATGTTGTGGGTTCGGGGTATGAATCTTTGTTGAATAGGTTAATCTCGCGAAATGACAATCTCAATCGAGGAATCTCTGTTGATAAACTCTGTTTAACTAAACATAATTTGAAAAGACGGCAAGCTGATACTGACTCATCTGATGCCGACAGAAGCAGAAACTCGGGCATTTCTGCACCAAGAAGTGATTCCTATGGCTGTATAAACTGGGAGCCACATGTTGAAGAGGAGGATGAactcaaaataaaacatgttcagGCAGAACTTTTGAAACTTAATGAGGGTGATCCAAAAGAAGTCGATGCAGAAGTCATTGCAAAGGGGATGGAAACTGTATATCCCCTCCTCAGGAGCGTGATCAACAATGGCGCAAGCATGGCAAACATAAAAGCTGAGTGGCCATTTCTATTTCACACTGTAGGAATGCTGAATCACTTTGAAAAACttgttggaataaacatgaaggATGCACTGGCCAATTCATACAGGATTAAAGCTCCGAGAATGAACAGATTTTTCAGAAATAAACTGCCACACAAGTCTTCGCATATATTTGAAGAAGCAATCAGACAGAGTCAAAATGACAATGTCAAAGCGTGGCTGGTGGCTGTGTTATTGTGCATTATGGAGTACATGGGCGAGAAACAGGAATCCCTGTTTCTAGTGGCTGATGTAAGTGAAACAAAAGCATTTACTTTTTTGTACCGGGTTGGCACAAGTGTTCATACCCAGCTAGTTCATGTTTTTTCCCAGTCAGTAGTTTACGGAGAACAACAAAATTGTTAGGGAAGACGAGTTACTCCATGTCACTTCATTGCCCCTTGAAATTCACGCTTCATTCCTGGATTGCcaaaatatctgtaatgtcCTGTGACCCTGTCATTGGAAAATATATGTCTGTGATATCATAGCTTTGACAGGTTAATGTGTCTTTACTGGCCTTATATGCAAAATGTCTATTGTAGGTCACAGTCCCCGACATATTCAAACAGTACACTATCAAATCCATAACTGTAATCTGTCTTTTTGTAGGAATGACATGATTCAGTTATGTCTACATTCCTGATTTTTAAATTTACAGGTAACCTCAACACCAGAGTTTATTGAAGCAATGGACACTCCTGAGAACCCCATGATGATCGTCCATGGTGTGTACTTTGGTGTCAGTAACAATCTGTCAGATTACCACTACTGTGTACTAAGGATTTACAGAAAGAAGGTCACATTGCTAGatctatataaaatatatatatcatcttGCTTGTTGATATCATTTGCATCTTTTTCAGGTGACTCAGTTTTAGCTGGCCAGCACTACACTGTGATGTGTGACCATTTGGTAATCAGCCCAAGACTTAACAGCTTCATTGATGCATTTGCTATGCTCTTCGCTGCTTTCTATGTGTTTAACATTGAATATCAGACTGGGTCTGCTGCCACACTTGAGTTCATACAGAGGTAAATTAAACGTGTATCTTAAACAGACTCTTGAATTCAGCAACCAGCTAGAGACGGATAAAACTATATGGAATCCGGTTAAAGAGACTCACGCAAGAGCAATAGTTCTGCATATTCACCTTTTACGTAAATTGTGGTTCAGAGCAATGCCCCTCAGAAGCCTCTGTTCTACTTACCAGGGACTTCAAGCTTAGATTCACTGATAACAGATGTTACCCTTGTCCTGTCTGCTTGTTAAAGGTATATGTGACCAATATCTCATTGGCCCAACCCTCCAGTATCAAGATAAATGGCTGTAGGATAAATGAACGGCTTCTGAAAATTGCAGACTTTCTGTTTTTTCCGAAAACTGTAAATGTAGTTTACTTAGTCCTATGTATCTATTGTGAATAGCTTTGATAACGCAGAAACAATGACGTCACTGCTTTCATTTCCAGATGCTTCGTTCGCATTAATCCAGACAAGGGATCAAAAGGTTGCAAgggaaaaagaaaaaagacagTTATGAGTGCGAAAGTTCTCAAACTCATCAACGAACTTGCCGATTTTGAATGGATCGAGGCATGAGAGGGCAAAGTCTAGCAGTTGCAATACTAAGTAATGATTGGTTTGCATTAATGACAGCcaaacatgttttttccaggagttttttagatattgtttgaattaagTTCATTGAGTTAATTGCTGGAagagaaatgcataatttcaaGTTTAATGATAGTCAAACATGTCTTTCCAGAAGCggtttagatattgtttgaattgaagTTATTGAGTTAATTGATGGAagagaaatgcataatttcatgttcagtgatagccaaacatgtctttccagaggttgtttagatattgtttgaattgagGTCACTGAGTAATTTGTTGGAAGAGAAGTACTTAATTTCGTTTTCAATGATAGTAAAACGTGTTTTTTCCAGAAgttgtttagatattgtttaaaTTGAGTTCACTGAGTTAATTGCTGGAagagaaatgcataatttcaaGTTCCATGATAGCCAAACATGTCTTTCCCGAAGCggtttagatattgtttgaattgaagTTACTGAGTTAATTGCTGGAATAGAAATGCATAATTCCGTGTCTATTGATAGCCAAACATGTCTTTCTAGGAGatgtttagatattgtttgaattgtgtTCATTGAGTTAACTGCTGGAagagaaatgcataatttcaaGTTTAATGATAGTCAAACATGTCTTTCCAGAAGCggtttagatattgtttgaattgaagTTATTGAGTTAATTGATGGAagagaaatgcataatttcatgttcagtgatagccaaacatgtctttccagaggttgtttagatattgtttgaattgagGTCACTGAGTAATTTGTTGGAAGAGAAGTACTTAATTTCGTTTTCAATGATAGTAAAACGTGTTTTTTCCAGAAgttgtttagatattgtttaaaTTGAGTTCACTGAGTTAATTGCTGGAagagaaatgcataatttcaaGTTCCATGATAGCCAAACATGTCTTTCCCGAAGCggtttagatattgtttgaattgaagTTACTGAGTTAATTGCTGGAATAGAAATGCATAATTCCGTGTCTATTGATAGCCAAACATGTCTTTCTAGGAGatgtttagatattgtttgaattgtgtTCATTGAGTTAACTGCTGGAagagaaatgcataatttcaaGTTTAATGATAGTCAAACATGTCTTTCCAGAAGCggtttagatattgtttgaattgaagTTATTGAGTTAATTGATGGAagagaaatgcataatttcatgttcagtgatagccaaacatgtctttccagaggttgtttagatattgtttgaattgagGTCACTGAGTAATTTGTTGGAAGAGAAGTACTTAATTTCGTTTTCAATGATAGTAAAACGTGTTTTTTCCAGAAgttgtttagatattgtttaaaTTGAGTTCACTGAGTTAATTGCTGGAagagaaatgcataatttcatgttcagtgatagccaaacatgtctttccagaggttgtttagatattgtttgaattgagGTCACTGAGTAATTTGTTGGAAGAGAAGTACTTAATTTCGTTTTCAATGATAGTAAATCGTGTTTTTTCCAGAAgttgtttagatattgtttaaaTTAAGTTCACTGAGTTAATTGCTAGAagagaaatgcataatttcaaattcaataatagtcaaacatgtctttcagaagtgttttacatattgtttgaattgagGTTATTGAGTTAATTGCCGGAGgagaaatgcataatttcatGTTCAGTGATAGCCAAACATGTCTTTCCAGAAGTGGTttacatattgtttgaattgCATTCATTGAGTTAATTGCTGGAagagaaatgcataatttcaaattcaatgatagccaaacatgtctttccagaagtgttttacatattgtttgaattgaagTTATTGAGTTAACTGCTGGAagagaaatgcataatttcaaatttaatgatagccaaacatgtctttctagatgtttagatattgtttgaattgtgtTCATTGAGTTAATTGCTGGAagagaaatgcataatttcGTGTTCAGTGATCgccaaatatgtttttttttccagaagttgtttagatattgtttgttttcagttaaTACATTATCAGGTTGATTTTGCTGATGCTATACTggcaatatgtttttttttcttttccacTTTACCTATATCGGCAATGAGCTGTTGCAATCTTTCATCAAATGAAAGCATATGAATGGGCCATTTTCCAATAATATCGTTTTATATTTGACTAATGTCAAACAACATAAATCCCAAAGATGTTATTTTCAGCTGTTGATCATTGTGATATGGTGTCACTTACAATGCTTGGACTCAGAtttatttcttcttttaatAAATGTTCTTCAAACTTCGTTTGAGTCTTTTTTTATTGACATGGATATATATTAGAGCATCCTATCGCAGAGGTTAGATGACATTAGGTTGCAGTTGGTTGAGTTAGTTCACCGTTCAAACCCTGATAGTAAAGTCTAAAGTTAAGTAGAAATACAGGAATGTGCACAGCACATTGTATGGTAAGTCCTACCTTAGTTTACTGTTATATTATATCTTAAATGCTATTACAGAATGCTGTTATTTTTACGGTATACCGTGTTTTTTACGGTAAAAGTTTGGCAGCCCAGCTGCCAGTAGTTTACCGTAAAATACAGGAAATGTTTACAGTGACACTGTAATTCTTACGGTAGTGTACTGTAAAAATTTACGGTAAATACTATTACAAATTGCTGTTATTTTTACGGTATACCGTGTTATTTACGGTAAAAGTTTGGCAGCCTAGCTGCCAGTAGTTTACCGTAAATAATTACAGGAAAGTTTTACAGTGTACAGGTTCACTCATTGCTCTGTCTGAAAAGCAGTCAAAGTTATCCTGAGATCATAATTCTCAATCGAGTTCGAAGTCTCAATCGTCATCTACTATTCAATAGTTTGGTAAAGGCAAAAATAAACCTAAACCTGAATCCTCAAAAAACACAAAGTGGAAGAGCCCCCAAAGGATCAGAATACAGAATTcagttatacaacaaatatgtgtttcttgAGGATATGGACGTGACTGAAACCGTCCAGTTTAGGACACAGAGCTTGTCGCCCAAGAAGGTAAGGGGAAGATCCCCAATAATTCCTCCGAAAACATATGTTATTCTAATAATATCGTTCAGTGGAATCGCAGAGGACTAAGACataattactttgagttacagTCATTAGTCCAGGATTGTACGCCGGCATCATACTGTCTGAAGGACAGATCCTTTTGACctacgtcatttcaatgctaatcattatttctcacctctaggtgacagggccactggagcaTCTACAATCCTAGTCAAAAAGAATGTTATCCATTGCCCAGTTACACTTACTTTTCAAGCGGCTGCTGTACGACTCACTTTACATGTTACACTCATATTATGTCCTTtgtatatttcaccgtctttaGCTCCTCAGGAGACTTAACTTTAAAATCTTATATGGCCAGCTCCCAAAACCGTGTGTTATTATTTGAGATTTCAGTGACCACTACCCAATCTGGGTTAATGATACCAATGCTAAATGTAAACTACTGGAAGacttctgttctgttctgaccATTTTCCAACGGTGTTAAAACCCGTGAACCCATCTGATACTACCTCATCCTCCAGACAGAACGCGATAGAGCAAAGTAAACACCAAACcaggcaaaattatgtgtcaaaaATAACTTCACGAACGCCGATGTCGatggtatggaatatgatccagaaaataaaaggtaaggacTCTCAATCTAGCATTAGTCATCTCAAGGACGGAGACATACCATTGACAGGTAAATCTGATATAGTAAGTAAACGTTGAGAAACTCTAAACACAACAGAAAAAGAAgcctattaatttcaattcaggtAATGGTGAAGGTTAtagtgaaatattttctattcgtgagctacatactgctcttgatcatgatactgcttcagaggctgataacatacattatcagctcctgaagcaacTACCAAATTCATGCGTAGAGACCCTTTGAAAAAcgatttgatgacatttggactcctGGATAATTAAATTTCCtacttcatggcgtgatgctattattgtACCCATCCCTAAACTTGGACATGATCATACTGACCCTTGGAACTGGCCTCACTAACTACCTGTGTTTGCAAAAGCaaggaacgcatgataaataatcgacttgtgtggtacatggaaaccaataacctttcAACAGATCCAGATAGTCCATGTGGTTTCCGTAATAACAggagtaccatcgatcatttagtgcgtttagactcctttgtaaaaaatgccATTACTCAAAAGCAAAAGCAACAAGCATTGTccatctttttcgatttagaaaaagcataacACTATATGGAATTGTGGTATTTCAAGAGATATACACGATGTGGGGTTTGAGAgaccgtttgcctcaatttatatccactTTTTAAagagacagacaatttcaagttcgcgtgGGTTCTTCCCTGTCTGACCACTAAAATCAGGATCATGGTGTTgctcaaggcagtattctgtcagtCACCTTGTTTTGTAtgaagataaatagtttgtcgaAAATTTCAAATGATTCAGTCGATTGATCACTGTTTGTGGATGATGTTAATATGTCttatcgaggtaaaaacatgcatacttttGAATGATAACTGGAGttgtaataaataataaataagtgaagttgtaaataaataaatggtgtcttgaaaatggctttaaattttgtCAGTCAAAATGTAATTGTATGAAGGCACCCGATTCGTTACAGGTTGTGTCTAATTCGAAATGGGGAGGGTATCAACCTACCCTCCTTCACTGGTGCGATCTAAAcatgattatggctccataatcgtatatggtggagcccgtcaaagcaacataaaactacatgattctgtccaccaccaacgcctaagactttgtcttgtgtCTTTTAGAAAttctgttgacagtctttacgtcgaagtCGACGAGCTTTCTCTTAACTAAcaccgtataaaactatctttacaaatTCTTACAAAATTatcttctaatgagtctaatcctgcatttaaccgTGTCTTTAATTCTCTTCTCTTTTTACACCTTTTGTGCTCAGAGTTAGTCTACTTATTGCTGCTGTCAGCTCAGCATTGAGCTTCTTTCTTCTCACCTCTCCAGCATCTCCAATCTTAGTAAAAAAGAATGGccttggttaggccacaagtcgacctaacattaattacattttaaaaatcagaaactaatgaattacaatataaacaagaatataatcaattaaaaaacaaatataacaatgacAAATCCCTATTTACAGATGGGACCAAAGACGGTTGCCTTCAGGAGAGTGAAAACTTaccgtgtaaacatccacttttaatagaaattactGAACTATATAATGACatagccacgtaggcatttctcgGAATGCAAtgaccgatcttgctgctaaagcagcactcaacaaatctgttaccccacttcttattccataatCAGATTATGAAGCTAGCAATAGAACCTGATCTGaagcagaagaagtgggacacccaagtaggtataaatgaATTACATGCTATAAAACCCTATACCGGTTTCACCAatttgggttgtcaatccagatttgaagaccTTATTATGCGACGATGACGTTTTGGCCATTTATACTTACAAATACCTCTTGGCCAAGATATACTTACAAATACGTCTTAGacggtgaagatcctccgttttgcttGACaatgttgaattctccatcataaggcaTAAAAAACACTTAAGGATCCTTTTACCTCTATACCTTTAATGAAATTCATTGCATTGATGAATTCTGATTATTATGTACTGTagacagatgtattttaatgcttAGATTAATAACTTAGGTTAGTAGTTGCTGTACCCTCAAATGGGGTATTATAAAATTATTATCCTCCAGAGGCGGTACGTAAGTCACAAACAGCTGAAAGtcaattcaaactttccacttTTCTAATCGTAGCACATCTGTTTTTCTCATGCATGGCTAGATGTGTttatattgctaacagctgaagggatggtgtaaatccagctagggtccatgcaggtagcaaaagtaatctaagtccccatggtccctagtacggtgatctaccttcagttgttggcgaaaTATAGCACGtgtgttatattgtattgtctgctttaactaaaatgttttagttgtccatactagttttatatcCACATCtctgatactctagttattttacactCCGTAGATGACGGGTTatttgtctttttgtattgaATGTGTACGCCCAtcatttctcgtcactatatggctgagatattgctgaagtgACAAattttacctcactcactcattgcatGTATCGTTAATTGCACAGCAGCTTAATTTTGTAAAGGAACCGAGTCTCTCTATTTCAATGGTGTATGTGTATTGTGCACTTAAAACGTTCAGACAAAATTACGTTTAACAGTTGGTTATAAATGAGAAATCACATGAAGTAAACACATTATCTGAGATAGAACCAACTAGACAAAAGCATATACATTTTAGGACTCTTTGTTAATCTGTTTGACACGGCCCGCTATTATACAGTTAATAGATGAATATACACTTACTGCTTTAAATGCAACACCTTCCTCCCTGGCTGTCCATTATGGCCCCGGCATTAAGCATTAAACATATATGATATTAAAAGTATGCATTACAACATTAATCGACAGAACGCATTATTGCATGTTTACTTGTCGCTCATGTGAATTCAACGAAGTTATTGCTGAATAAAACTTGTTCTGTCAGCGTGTTCTGGGACTATACAAAAAAACATTAAGCATATACTTCTTACCGGCGTTCTGTAGAAGGGCGGCATGAAAGTGGAGCCGGTTGCCACGTTGGTGGAAGGTAAAACATTGCGAGAAGAAGTATTTTTGCAATGGCAGGACTTACGAAAGGCCTTCGTGCAAGATACTAGTCTCCACGGATGGAAATATGTTACTGGTCAGAGGCGGCATATATTAGTCAGGTAAGACAAAACGAGTCCTTGTATTTCTTGTACCAAAAAATGCATATTATTTATGCATTTTATTCCATTATGTGCATTTGTCCACCATTCACTAAGTCCATTAGAGGCGGCACAAAACTATCAAAGGGCGACTCATTTTGTGGGGTCGGTTTGAcatgttgtttgtaaatgagtaacttattctcgtcacgatatggctgaaaaagaCCTCTGTCTAGTCAGAATTTGTCAGACACAGTGGCGCCTATGAAAGAGATGTAAAGTTAACCGTGACTCGTCTGAAAAGTTAGTTTTGACTTCTGAACCACGTAGGTCTAACGGCAAGTGGTGTCACACAGTGTGACTGTCGAGGGTGGAAATAAGGTATGCAAAGAAGAATCTTATCATCTGACACGTAACTCATACTTCGACAGCCATGTGAAAGGTTAAGTGATTCGCTTcgttaatttatttttgaagAGCTTCAATCGCATCAATCGATCCTGAACACTGTTGACATGGGACTAGTCATAACTATTTTggtttgtagcaatattctgttTCCTTAAGGCAGAGGCAAACTGCAGCGCAAATAGGTTGGTACTCTCCTGACtttggttcgaaaaatattttaataggaTTGTACTCTCAGATTTTCGAcctcatatttaataattagtCATGTATAATACATTCAATCCAACATTTAACCTCCATTCGTAGCATATCATTTATTTCTTCGCCTCCATCACCACTGTCAACTTCCGGTTCAACTGAGTGAAGAAAGAAGGAACTCAAATTTAGATAAACTTGTATAATCACATGTCATTTGTTGTTTGTGGTGATAGAGCTTTAGGGCATATTGGACTTAATGGCATGGTTTATTTAATTAATTAAAATTGAACTGTCATGCATATAAGAAGGCCTACTGCAAATGGtaatatttatcatgtaaaaATATTCCCCACTTagatattttgatgaaatgccAGGACCGTCTGCTTAATTATAGGTATTAAAACATCCAGCAACCAATATttgttgtgaaaaaaaaatgtcaaaccCACAAAAGTATGATGTTTGTTCAGTAAAAAAAGCAGATAGTCAAAGTGAAAAAGAAGACAATCAAACAgcttttcaaaactgaaaaagaaagCGATTTAAGAGGACTGCATAAATTTGGTTTAATATTTCTACTGGACGACATTTGCTTAAATTGTCTCATACTTGCCTGATCCAGTAACGTACTCAAATATGGCCCC includes:
- the LOC137272862 gene encoding uncharacterized protein, yielding MASTSDDSNHTDCADKCLKDYIMRIFVNLETAEHVVEKLKLIGVESVQDLSLVQEKDLTEGQNHLKTIVARKLLKHACQLKLPLLTSAETESDLSDCSTPSTSSTFSPPPPPPIVFEGRNRDPNWPLKLDLNWSSMTRDVMKPLESKQRLVPTLKRKLVRHLMDMVRSVTVQATKRQLSIIAQRAVAKYPDSLEDRIDDDVVGSGYESLLNRLISRNDNLNRGISVDKLCLTKHNLKRRQADTDSSDADRSRNSGISAPRSDSYGCINWEPHVEEEDELKIKHVQAELLKLNEGDPKEVDAEVIAKGMETVYPLLRSVINNGASMANIKAEWPFLFHTVGMLNHFEKLVGINMKDALANSYRIKAPRMNRFFRNKLPHKSSHIFEEAIRQSQNDNVKAWLVAVLLCIMEYMGEKQESLFLVADVTSTPEFIEAMDTPENPMMIVHGDSVLAGQHYTVMCDHLVISPRLNSFIDAFAMLFAAFYVFNIEYQTGSAATLEFIQRCFVRINPDKGSKGCKGKRKKTVMSAKVLKLINELADFEWIEA